Proteins found in one Sorghum bicolor cultivar BTx623 chromosome 1, Sorghum_bicolor_NCBIv3, whole genome shotgun sequence genomic segment:
- the LOC8062878 gene encoding probable lysophospholipase BODYGUARD 3, translated as MGAAAARSALASAGRAANEAVSFVVFLLLDALEVLLCVVYKVADYVVEGAWRPCYCSSSAATGKIVVSERGGSKVVSMLSATRLHLEDISDTLYTRPSVLASAAAASSASSQSQRRAPAPGVTVHSAIVQMLRGKVGAGAGDGKHRPYPSPRWSDCHCANCNPADTDRLLFVHVEAPPQGTPTEEDVLFIHGFISSSGFWTETVLPHVSPAARSRRRLFAVDLLGFGRSPKPADSLYTLREHVEMIERSVIERHGVRSFHLVAHSLGSILALALAVRHPAAVRSLTLVAPPYFPVPRGEVGTRYVLRAVAPRRVWPPIAFGASVACWYEHLSRTVSIVLCKHHRLWELAFRVFTLYRVRTYLMDGFFCHTHIASWHTLHNIICGSAGKIDRCLEVVRDQLTCDVTVYHGSDDELLPVQCSYAVKAKIPRAQVKVVDGKDHVTIVVGRQKDLARELEEIWDRKRLTRGWVFVEEDGCQQAPTKS; from the exons AtgggcgccgcggcggcgcggtCGGCATTGGCGTCCGCCGGCCGTGCGGCGAACGAGGCCGTAAGCTTCGTGGTGTTCCTGCTGCTGGACGCGCTGGAGGTGCTGCTGTGCGTCGTGTACAAGGTGGCGGACTACGTGGTGGAAGGCGCGTGGCGTCCCTGCTACTGCTCGTCGTCGGCGGCCACGGGCAAGATCGTCGTGTCGGAGCGGGGAGGCTCCAAGGTCGTCAGCATGCTGTCCGCCACCAGGCTCCACCTCGAGGACATCTCCGACACGCTCTACACGCGGCCCTCCGTGctggcctccgccgccgcggcgtcgTCGGCGTCCTCCCAGTCCCAGCGGcgcgcgccggcgccggggGTCACCGTGCACTCCGCCATCGTGCAGATGCTCCGCGGCAAggtcggcgccggcgccggagacGGCAAGCACAGGCCGTACCCGTCGCCGCGCTGGTCCGACTGCCACTGCGCCAACTGCAACCCGGCGGACACGGACCGCCTCCTCTTCGTCCACGTCGAGGCGCCGCCGCAAGGTACGCCGACGGAGGAGGACGTGCTGTTCATCCACGGGTTCATCTCGTCGTCGGGGTTCTGGACGGAGACGGTGCTGCCGCACGTGAGCCCCGCGGCGCGTTCCCGCCGCCGGCTGTTCGCCGTGGACCTGCTGGGTTTCGGGCGGAGCCCGAAGCCGGCGGACTCGCTGTACACGCTGCGGGAGCACGTGGAGATGATCGAGCGGTCCGTGATCGAGCGCCACGGGGTGAGGTCCTTCCACCTGGTGGCGCACTCGCTGGGCTCCATCCTCGCGCTGGCGCTCGCCGTCCGGCACCCCGCCGCCGTCAGGTCCCTCACCCTCGTCGCGCCGCCCTACTTCCCGGTGCCGCGCGGGGAGGTGGGCACGCGGTacgtgctgcgggcggtggcgCCGCGCCGGGTGTGGCCGCCCATCGCGTTCGGCGCCTCCGTGGCGTGCTGGTACGAGCACCTCAGCCGCACCGTCAGCATCGTGCTCTGCAAGCACCACCGCCTCTGGGAGCTCGCCTTCCGCGTCTTCACCCTCTACAG GGTGCGGACCTACCTCATGGACGGCTTCTTCTGCCACACCCACATCGCGTCGTGGCACACCCTGCACAACATCATCTGCGGCAGCGCCGGCAAGATCGACAGGTGCCTCGAGGTGGTCAGGGACCAGCTCACCTGCGACGTCACCGTCTACCACGGCAGCGACGACGAGCTCCTCCCCGTGCAGTGCAGCTACGCCGTCAAGGCCAAGATCCCGCGCGCCCAGGTGAAGGTCGTCGACGGCAAGGACCACGTCACCATCGTCGTCGGACGCCAGAAGGACCTGGCCAGGGAGCTGGAGGAGATCTGGGACAGGAAACG GTTAACAAGAGGATGGGTCTTCGTAGAAGAAGATGGCTGCCAACAAGCACCAACGAAGAGTTAG